A stretch of DNA from Spirochaetaceae bacterium:
GAGTGAAGTCGGTGACCGCGGAAGTGTCGGGCGAGTTCGCGTTCGGCTTCCTGCGCGCCGAAAGTGGCATCCATCGCCTGGTGCGCATCTCGCCGTTCGATGCCAGCAAGCGGCGCCACACCACGTTCGCCTCCGTGGCGGCGTCTCCGGTCATCGACGACTCGATCGACGTGGAGATTCGTCCCGAGGATCTGCGCGTCGACACCTACCGCTCCAGCGGCGCGGGCGGGCAGCACGTCAACAAGACCGACAGCGCGGTGCGCATGACCCACCTGCCGACCGGCATCGTGGTGCAGTGCCAGAACGAGCGCAGCCAGCACAAGAACCGGGCGACGGCGATGAAGGTGCTGCGCTCGCGGCTGTACGACCACTACGTGGAGCAGCAACGCGCCGAGCGCCGCGACCTGGAGGCCGACAAGCGCGACATCTCCTGGGGCAACCAGATCCGCTCCTACGTATTCCAGCCCTACACCATGGTCAAGGACCACCGCACCCGGCACGAGGCGGGCAACGTCCAGGCGGTGATGGACGGCGCCATCGATCCGTTCATCACCGAGTATCTGAAACAGAAAGGCGGATCACAAGGTGCGGCGAACGGCGGCCCGGGCTCGCGTTCGGACTAGCGCCGGACGGCGCGCGGCCGCGGCGGTCGCGGTTGGCGTGCTGGTGCTGACGGCAGCGAGCCGGTCCGCCGCCGACACCCCGCCCGCCGATCCGCGCGCCGATTGGCGCGTCGGATTCAGCGAACTGCGCGGGGTGGGCCTGGCGGCGGAGAACGTCTACCTGAGCAGCACCATTCCGCGCCTGTTGCGCGAACGCCTGACGCCGATCCGCCATCACACGCTGAATGCCGCCGAGCGGCGCGCCCAGGCGCGCGTGGTGCTGGCCGCGGCGCGCCGTGCCGCGTACGCGGAACTCGCCGCCTTGCTCCGGCGCCGCGACAGTGCGTCACTGGCCGGCGGCGACGGCGAGTCTCTCGCCGCGCAGGTCGTCGAGCAGCGCACCCGCCTGGATGCCCTGCGGGCGCTGTCCTGGCAGGACGTGGAGATAGCCGAGCGCAAGCCGCTGGTGATGGTGGCCGGTGTCGAGGACTGCGGCCTGCTGCCGGCGCCGCGCTTTTCGCCGTTGCAGGCCGCGCGGGAAGCCGACCTCGACCTGCTGGTAACCGGCCGGCTGCAGCAGGTGGAGGGAGTGCTGTTCGTCGAGCTGCAGGCTGTCAGCCCCGCGCTTGGCGGCACCGCGGACAGCTACCGCGACGCACTGCGCCGGGAGGGGCTCGCCGATGCCATCGCGGATTTGCAGCGGCACCTTGCCACGCTGCTCGTGGGCGAACCATGGGGAACCATCACGGTGGAGCCGACACCGCCCGAGAGCGCCGTGTACGTCGACGGCGAGTTTGCCGGCAACGGCCGCGTCGAGCTGCCCTACCGGACGCTCGGCCGCTACACCGTCCGGGCCGCCGCGCCGGGCCATGAATCGGTGCAGCGCGAGGTCGGGCTGGCCGGCGCCGGCGTGACCCTCG
This window harbors:
- the prfB gene encoding peptide chain release factor 2 (programmed frameshift), encoding MLDEIEQQITDLRSAVDESWGIFERDRVEHRLRELERETERPDLWQDRERAEGILTRLKSLKRRFEPWQKLRAEVADLAELYELAVAEEAGELEEELAGTAVDLGRTYAQLQQREWMAGEHDAASCYLTVHAGAGGTEACDWVAMLLRMYSRWAERHRFAIEIIDLMEAEGGVKSVTAEVSGEFAFGFLRAESGIHRLVRISPFDASKRRHTTFASVAASPVIDDSIDVEIRPEDLRVDTYRSSGAGGQHVNKTDSAVRMTHLPTGIVVQCQNERSQHKNRATAMKVLRSRLYDHYVEQQRAERRDLEADKRDISWGNQIRSYVFQPYTMVKDHRTRHEAGNVQAVMDGAIDPFITEYLKQKGGSQGAANGGPGSRSD
- a CDS encoding PEGA domain-containing protein, which gives rise to MLVLTAASRSAADTPPADPRADWRVGFSELRGVGLAAENVYLSSTIPRLLRERLTPIRHHTLNAAERRAQARVVLAAARRAAYAELAALLRRRDSASLAGGDGESLAAQVVEQRTRLDALRALSWQDVEIAERKPLVMVAGVEDCGLLPAPRFSPLQAAREADLDLLVTGRLQQVEGVLFVELQAVSPALGGTADSYRDALRREGLADAIADLQRHLATLLVGEPWGTITVEPTPPESAVYVDGEFAGNGRVELPYRTLGRYTVRAAAPGHESVQREVGLAGAGVTLAVTLPPAPARRVAVATTPAGAGVYLDSQWLGTTPLQIAVPRQPARLLLRLDGYHDAAVVLRGRETGPIQVELEAAGYDLAVRQEDMRNRFYDHFGTALLSLAAPVVLFSVAGNPVEDTAAGGDRHLLYGGGIAAAAVTGGLLARALVSLGDYLDAASRGAR